A window from gamma proteobacterium SS-5 encodes these proteins:
- a CDS encoding DNA cytosine methyltransferase, whose protein sequence is MKKQELQAISLFSGAGGMDIGVRDAGFNILAEIELDQHCCATLEANAEAQGYGSKVIHADIRNLNPKQLMTELSVKKGELDLLFGGPPCQSFSLAGKQRGLEDERGLLLFEIIRFAKEMQPKVIFLEQVKGLLSSKGQNNRRGEVFEKFLGELEAIDYTPKWRVIMAADYGVPQLRERLFVIATRGRNGFYYPERTHAPIEECNGLFSYKPYIGIGEVLNGLSEPDPKIKGKTVYDREDSHVDVTPPRDRERIAQVPEGSYLAAQTHLGEELRCGLSPKDTTKYLRLHRKRPSNTLRCGEIFYHPTKSRYLTPREYMRIHGYPDSYILKGPIRSRTGSVPNLDQHRQIANSVPPPLATAMALQIKGFLDEQNI, encoded by the coding sequence TTGAAGAAGCAAGAGTTACAAGCCATAAGCCTGTTTTCGGGTGCTGGTGGCATGGACATAGGCGTACGGGATGCAGGTTTCAATATTCTTGCAGAGATAGAGTTAGACCAGCACTGCTGCGCAACACTTGAGGCCAACGCCGAAGCCCAAGGGTATGGTTCTAAAGTCATTCATGCAGACATACGAAATCTTAACCCAAAGCAATTAATGACCGAATTATCCGTAAAGAAGGGTGAACTTGATTTACTTTTCGGTGGGCCACCTTGCCAATCCTTCTCTTTGGCAGGAAAGCAGCGTGGCTTGGAAGATGAACGAGGACTACTCCTTTTTGAAATAATTAGGTTTGCTAAAGAGATGCAGCCTAAAGTTATTTTTCTTGAGCAAGTCAAAGGGTTGCTTTCCTCAAAGGGGCAAAACAATAGGCGGGGCGAAGTATTTGAAAAGTTCCTTGGAGAACTGGAAGCCATAGACTACACACCGAAGTGGCGCGTCATTATGGCAGCCGATTACGGTGTTCCACAATTAAGGGAACGGCTTTTTGTCATAGCAACCAGAGGACGCAACGGATTTTATTACCCTGAACGAACACACGCGCCTATAGAGGAATGCAATGGGTTATTTTCGTACAAGCCATACATCGGAATAGGTGAAGTTCTAAATGGACTGTCAGAGCCAGACCCAAAAATTAAAGGCAAAACTGTGTACGACAGGGAGGACAGCCATGTCGATGTAACTCCACCACGAGATCGTGAGCGAATTGCTCAAGTCCCTGAAGGCTCTTATTTAGCGGCCCAAACCCACCTTGGGGAAGAACTCCGTTGTGGTTTGTCACCAAAGGATACAACAAAATATTTACGCCTTCACCGAAAACGCCCCTCAAATACATTGCGGTGCGGGGAAATCTTTTATCACCCTACTAAAAGTCGATATTTGACTCCTAGAGAATACATGCGAATACATGGTTATCCTGACAGCTACATATTGAAGGGGCCTATTCGATCAAGAACGGGGTCGGTTCCAAACTTAGATCAGCACAGGCAAATTGCCAATTCTGTCCCGCCCCCCTTGGCTACAGCAATGGCACTCCAAATCAAAGGATTTCTAGATGAGCAAAATATTTGA
- a CDS encoding DEAD/DEAH box helicase, which produces MLRSLAEPQEQTPSRSTRLIWTLRIDADGALKGIKPLQQTHGKRGWNKPRAISFNQLMKAADLAPWDLKLLASIRPDRYDKRYFSIDLASAIAALVGHPAVALEDQPEQLLELVEGQPELELKAQRGGFVLRINPKPRGLEHLSHYSYLSNAEQDSLRDLCFTTLVQDSPSRLRLIRFSPAQQRIAQVLGESLKLPEQAKEPLQELMHSFAGQFQVQGEAVQASREVTAESRLRAELSPVGEDLLLRLVAAPLGPDGPRLPPGQGRKQLIGRIGEETLGCQRDLKAEQQHLNQLLDALPFLVDPQLQGGCEWLLDDPEQALGTLELLPQLDGLAGLDWPKGKPVQVIPLEGSAVKLQVKSQQDWFNLQGEAELDEGLVVSFELLLQAGRSGSRFIPLGEGRYAALSRRLKERLSELAGVVESQKNQLQVPRLALPWLQEQLDGLNAQFDKGFRQSLEQLQQAQDLQPKLPKALQAELRPYQEDGYQWAMRLAAAGFGGCLADDMGLGKTLQALAVLLARAADGPALVVAPTSVCGNWLAECARFAPNLNASLYSEADRESLIAEAGPMDLIIVSYGLLQQAGDRFASRRWHSLICDEAQAFKNAAAKRAQAIFELEADFRLALSGTPVENRLAELWSIMRFANPGLLGSLPRFNQRFANPIERDQDRNAQHILRRLIAPFVLRRTKTQVLQELPARTELVMDIELPQAEAAHYEALRRQALVDIEQSMKEGGPGSARFHILAQLTRLRRAACDPRLVNERFASQGAKLQAFAELAAELVANGHKALVFSQFVDFLQILRQPLDEAAISYQYLDGSTPATERTRRVNAFQAGEADLFLISLKAGGFGLNLTAADYVVITDPWWNPAAEDQAMGRAHRMGQQRPVTVYRLVSQGTIEERIIQLHHAKRALAEGVLSGEESTALPSTDDLMELMRGGE; this is translated from the coding sequence GGCCGAACCCCAGGAACAAACCCCAAGCCGCAGCACACGCCTGATCTGGACCCTGAGGATCGACGCCGATGGAGCCCTCAAAGGCATCAAGCCCCTGCAGCAAACCCATGGCAAACGCGGCTGGAACAAACCCAGAGCCATCAGCTTCAACCAGCTGATGAAGGCCGCCGACCTAGCTCCCTGGGATCTGAAACTGCTCGCCTCGATTCGGCCGGATCGTTACGACAAACGCTATTTCAGCATTGACCTGGCCAGCGCCATCGCCGCCCTGGTCGGCCACCCGGCGGTAGCGCTGGAAGATCAGCCCGAGCAACTGCTGGAGCTGGTTGAAGGCCAGCCGGAACTGGAACTCAAGGCCCAGCGCGGCGGCTTCGTCCTGCGCATCAATCCCAAGCCCCGTGGCTTGGAGCATCTGAGCCATTACAGCTATCTGAGTAACGCCGAGCAGGATTCCCTGCGGGATCTCTGCTTCACCACCCTGGTGCAGGACAGCCCCAGCCGCCTGCGCTTGATCCGCTTCAGCCCGGCGCAGCAGCGCATCGCCCAGGTGTTGGGCGAGAGTCTGAAGCTGCCGGAGCAGGCCAAGGAACCCCTGCAAGAGCTGATGCACAGCTTCGCCGGTCAGTTCCAGGTGCAGGGCGAGGCAGTTCAGGCCAGCCGCGAGGTAACGGCGGAAAGCCGCCTGCGCGCCGAGCTCAGCCCGGTCGGCGAAGATCTGCTGCTGCGCCTGGTGGCCGCACCCCTGGGTCCCGATGGCCCACGCCTACCGCCGGGGCAGGGTCGCAAGCAGCTGATCGGCCGTATAGGCGAGGAAACCCTCGGCTGCCAGCGCGACCTCAAGGCCGAACAGCAGCATCTCAATCAACTGCTGGACGCCCTGCCCTTTCTCGTCGATCCGCAACTGCAAGGCGGCTGCGAATGGCTATTGGATGACCCCGAGCAAGCGCTGGGCACCCTCGAACTACTACCGCAACTGGACGGCCTGGCCGGGCTCGACTGGCCCAAGGGCAAGCCGGTGCAGGTCATCCCACTGGAAGGCTCGGCGGTCAAGCTGCAGGTCAAATCCCAGCAGGACTGGTTCAACCTGCAGGGCGAGGCCGAGCTGGACGAAGGCCTGGTGGTCAGCTTCGAGCTGTTGCTGCAAGCCGGGCGCAGCGGCAGCCGCTTCATCCCCCTCGGCGAAGGCCGCTACGCCGCCCTCAGCCGCCGCCTGAAAGAGCGCCTGAGCGAACTGGCTGGGGTGGTGGAAAGCCAAAAGAACCAGCTGCAAGTGCCGCGCCTGGCCCTGCCCTGGCTGCAGGAGCAGCTCGACGGCCTTAACGCCCAGTTCGACAAGGGCTTTCGTCAATCCCTGGAGCAACTGCAACAGGCCCAGGACCTGCAGCCCAAGCTGCCCAAGGCCCTGCAGGCCGAGCTGCGCCCCTATCAAGAAGACGGCTACCAATGGGCCATGCGCCTCGCTGCCGCTGGCTTTGGCGGCTGTCTCGCCGACGACATGGGCCTGGGCAAGACCCTGCAGGCCCTGGCCGTGCTGCTCGCCCGCGCCGCCGATGGCCCGGCCTTGGTGGTCGCGCCCACCTCGGTGTGCGGCAACTGGCTGGCGGAATGCGCCCGCTTCGCCCCCAACCTCAACGCCAGCCTCTACAGCGAGGCCGACCGCGAAAGCCTGATCGCCGAAGCCGGGCCGATGGACCTGATCATCGTCTCCTACGGCCTGTTGCAACAGGCCGGCGATCGCTTCGCCAGCCGGCGCTGGCACAGTCTCATCTGCGACGAGGCCCAGGCCTTCAAGAACGCCGCCGCCAAGCGCGCCCAGGCCATCTTCGAGCTGGAGGCCGACTTCCGCCTCGCCCTGTCCGGCACCCCGGTGGAAAACCGCCTGGCCGAGCTCTGGTCGATCATGCGCTTCGCCAACCCCGGCCTGCTCGGCAGCCTGCCCCGCTTCAACCAGCGCTTCGCCAACCCCATCGAACGGGACCAGGACCGCAACGCCCAGCACATCCTGCGCCGCCTCATCGCCCCCTTCGTCCTGCGCCGCACCAAGACCCAGGTACTGCAGGAGCTCCCCGCCCGCACCGAACTGGTGATGGACATCGAACTCCCCCAGGCCGAGGCCGCCCACTACGAGGCCCTGCGCCGCCAGGCCCTGGTGGACATCGAACAGAGCATGAAGGAAGGCGGCCCCGGCAGTGCCCGCTTCCACATCCTCGCCCAGCTCACCCGCCTGCGCCGCGCCGCCTGCGACCCGCGCCTGGTCAACGAGCGCTTCGCCAGCCAGGGTGCCAAGTTGCAGGCCTTCGCCGAACTCGCCGCCGAACTGGTCGCCAACGGCCACAAGGCCCTGGTGTTCAGCCAGTTCGTCGATTTCCTGCAAATCCTGCGTCAGCCGTTGGACGAAGCCGCCATCAGCTACCAATACCTCGACGGCAGCACCCCTGCCACCGAACGCACCCGCCGCGTCAACGCCTTCCAGGCCGGCGAGGCCGACCTCTTCCTCATCAGCCTCAAGGCCGGCGGCTTCGGCCTCAACCTCACCGCCGCCGACTACGTCGTCATCACCGACCCCTGGTGGAACCCCGCCGCCGAAGACCAAGCCATGGGCCGCGCCCACCGCATGGGCCAACAACGCCCGGTCACCGTCTATCGCCTGGTCAGCCAGGGCACCATCGAAGAGCGCATCATCCAACTCCACCACGCCAAACGCGCCCTCGCCGAAGGCGTGCTCTCCGGCGAAGAAAGCACCGCCCTGCCCTCAACCGATGACCTGATGGAATTGATGCGGGGTGGGGAGTAG